A stretch of the Ischnura elegans chromosome 5, ioIscEleg1.1, whole genome shotgun sequence genome encodes the following:
- the LOC124158750 gene encoding partner of Y14 and mago produces the protein MMASSTYVKDDTGATFIPASQRPDGTWRKPRRVRDGYVPQEEVPLYESKGKQWAMSKPQYPVGMCPEVINASKAANESARPIIPGLYIEPKPEASKSSKKKKKKKSASKGTEVDSLTAAVKNTSLNQNKSSSSDKKSPPEQAVTTDPQKRLKNLKKKLKEIEVLEMRIASGELKNPEKEQKNKIERKNQVLSEIEDLELELGTID, from the exons ATGATGGCGTCTTCTACATATGTGAAGGATGATACAG GTGCGACGTTTATCCCGGCCAGTCAGAGACCAGATGGTACATGGCGGAAACCGCGAAGGGTTAGAGATGGATACGTACCGCAAGAAGAAGTTCCACT GTATGAAAGCAAAGGTAAACAGTGGGCAATGAGCAAGCCGCAATACCCTGTAGGCATGTGTCCAGAGGTTATAAATGCGAGTAAAGCCGCAAATGAGTCTGCTAGACCAATCATACCAGGCCTTTACATTGAACCCAAACCAGAAG CATCAAAATCCtccaaaaagaagaagaaaaagaaatctGCCAGCAAGGGAACAGAGGTTGATTCACTCACGGCAGCTGTAAAAAATACCAGTTTGAATCAAAATAAATCTTCGAGTTCTGATAAGAAATCCCCTCCTGAACAAGCGGTAACCACTGATCCAcagaagagattgaaaaatcTTAAGAAGAAGTTGAAGGAAATTGAAGTCCTTGAGATGAGGATAGCCTCAGGGGAATTAAAAAATCCCGAAAAAGAACAGAAAAACAAAATTGAGAGGAAGAACCAGGTATTAAGTGAAATTGAGGACCTAGAGTTGGAATTAGGAACTATTGACTGA